One Schlesneria paludicola DSM 18645 DNA segment encodes these proteins:
- a CDS encoding carbon-nitrogen hydrolase family protein, whose protein sequence is MRIAAVQMDFTLADVPGNLARMIEKVREAHAGGAKLVVFPECALTGYVFDSLDEARPYAETIPGPSVSAISAVCVEMGVYVVYGMLERDGDRIFNALALVGPKGLVGSYRKVHLPYLGIDRFTDFGDQPFAVYDIEGVKIGMNICYDGGFPESGRCMALMGADLIVLPTNWPASAVTAADYMTNTRALENTVYYAAVDRIGVERGVPFIGKSRICDPLGRTMSAADHANDAILYADIDVARARNKHLVREAGVNEVNRIADRRPEMYGTIVEPHSLKRPGR, encoded by the coding sequence ATGCGCATTGCCGCTGTACAGATGGATTTTACTCTGGCCGACGTCCCCGGCAATTTGGCGCGCATGATCGAGAAAGTGCGAGAGGCACATGCGGGCGGTGCAAAGCTAGTCGTTTTCCCCGAATGTGCCCTGACGGGGTATGTTTTCGACAGCCTCGACGAAGCGCGTCCGTATGCGGAGACGATTCCTGGCCCCTCGGTCAGCGCCATTTCCGCGGTTTGCGTGGAAATGGGGGTTTACGTTGTGTATGGGATGCTGGAACGTGATGGTGATCGAATCTTCAACGCACTGGCGCTTGTCGGGCCGAAAGGGTTGGTCGGTTCGTACCGGAAGGTTCACTTGCCGTATTTGGGCATCGATCGATTCACCGATTTCGGGGATCAACCGTTTGCGGTTTACGATATCGAAGGTGTGAAGATCGGGATGAATATCTGTTATGACGGTGGGTTTCCCGAATCGGGCCGCTGCATGGCTCTGATGGGGGCGGATTTAATCGTGCTTCCCACGAATTGGCCGGCGAGTGCCGTTACGGCGGCTGACTACATGACGAATACGCGTGCGTTGGAAAATACCGTCTACTACGCGGCCGTTGATCGAATCGGTGTCGAACGCGGCGTGCCGTTTATCGGGAAAAGCCGGATTTGCGACCCGCTTGGCCGAACCATGTCCGCAGCGGATCATGCGAATGATGCGATCCTGTATGCGGACATTGATGTGGCGCGCGCGCGGAACAAGCATCTGGTTCGCGAAGCCGGCGTCAACGAAGTGAATCGGATTGCAGATCGGCGCCCCGAAATGTACGGAACGATTGTCGAGCCGCATTCATTGAAGCGACCCGGACGATAG
- a CDS encoding sigma-54-dependent transcriptional regulator, translating to MSFAYPDVIPFPQRAAASQATTASEPAPSILVVSHDPESARRLCESGQALGMVCRTVSTVEAALQSLHTQSADICLVDVLAAGETAAGLTNQIQQKSWSTQVICVVPEASENSPQLFSSASGVEHLTEPYTASTFARVLSGASQRSRLHAENRRLKRQLSNRNLRDMVGHSPAMQTLRQQVQQVSEQSGCVLLKGEQGTGIDLVAQAIHDSSRRAHRPFVKIDCSVLSAETLEEELFGQMEQEQGGMSRHKPGRLEQADGGTLLLDQVQFIALPVQKRLVNLLREQRFEHPETHERVRFDVRFVFGSHVDLGSLVDRGLFRRDLHEEVCQVSIDLPTLRARKEDIGSLTEHFLRRVAGREGKPPRSIMIDALHVLQSYDWPGNVRELENMIERACALDWGTKLTGSMIEPWMSKESANEDADALPGMTLAEMERKLIEATFNRFAGNREKTAKALQIGIRTLSGKLREYGYPPRGGPGSNIKAWSPTEQPTIALHVDDVDQAERRAA from the coding sequence ATGTCATTTGCTTATCCAGACGTCATTCCGTTCCCACAGCGTGCTGCCGCAAGCCAAGCCACCACGGCAAGCGAACCAGCTCCCTCAATCCTGGTTGTGTCCCACGATCCCGAGTCCGCTCGACGATTGTGTGAGAGTGGACAAGCCCTGGGAATGGTTTGCCGAACGGTTTCCACCGTCGAAGCCGCCCTGCAGTCACTTCACACACAATCGGCCGACATCTGTCTGGTCGACGTGTTGGCAGCCGGTGAAACGGCCGCGGGATTGACGAATCAAATTCAGCAAAAGAGCTGGTCGACACAGGTCATCTGTGTTGTTCCAGAAGCCTCTGAGAACAGCCCACAGCTCTTCTCGAGTGCCTCGGGCGTCGAGCATCTGACCGAACCCTACACGGCTTCGACCTTCGCACGCGTGCTGTCCGGAGCCAGCCAACGGTCACGATTGCATGCGGAAAACCGCCGCCTGAAACGACAACTCAGTAATCGCAATCTTCGCGATATGGTCGGACACAGCCCCGCCATGCAGACCTTGCGTCAGCAAGTTCAACAGGTCTCGGAACAATCGGGCTGCGTTCTGCTGAAAGGTGAACAAGGCACGGGCATCGATCTGGTCGCCCAGGCCATTCACGACTCCAGCCGACGTGCTCATCGACCATTTGTCAAAATCGATTGCAGTGTCTTGTCCGCCGAAACGCTCGAAGAAGAGCTGTTTGGCCAGATGGAACAGGAGCAAGGCGGAATGAGCCGCCACAAACCAGGCCGCCTCGAACAAGCGGACGGCGGAACGCTGCTGCTGGATCAAGTCCAGTTCATCGCGTTGCCCGTTCAGAAGCGACTGGTCAACCTGCTTCGCGAACAACGCTTCGAACATCCCGAAACGCACGAACGCGTCCGCTTCGACGTTCGCTTTGTCTTCGGATCGCATGTCGATCTCGGCTCATTGGTCGACCGCGGGCTATTCCGCCGCGACCTGCACGAAGAAGTTTGTCAGGTCTCGATCGACTTGCCCACGCTCCGTGCCCGCAAGGAAGACATCGGTTCCTTGACCGAACATTTCCTGCGACGTGTCGCCGGTCGCGAAGGCAAACCACCACGCTCAATCATGATCGATGCATTGCATGTCCTGCAAAGCTACGACTGGCCAGGCAACGTCCGCGAGCTCGAAAATATGATCGAGCGAGCGTGTGCTCTCGACTGGGGCACAAAGCTGACCGGCTCCATGATCGAACCATGGATGTCGAAAGAAAGCGCCAATGAAGACGCCGACGCCCTCCCCGGCATGACGCTCGCCGAAATGGAACGCAAGCTGATCGAAGCGACCTTCAACCGCTTCGCCGGCAACCGTGAAAAGACGGCCAAGGCCCTGCAAATCGGAATCCGTACACTCTCGGGTAAACTCCGCGAATACGGCTATCCTCCCCGCGGCGGACCAGGCTCGAACATCAAGGCCTGGTCACCCACGGAACAACCAACGATTGCGTTGCACGTGGATGACGTCGATCAAGCCGAACGTCGCGCCGCCTGA
- a CDS encoding FAD-dependent oxidoreductase gives MRLDALIFGGGAAGLWLLDRLSRDGHHVLLLEAHALGAGQTIASQGIIHSGMKYTLTGLLTQSAKTVREMSLVWRDSLLGRSTPNLSHTQLRSGFCLQWHADTLVARAGAMGPRYAMLPKPETVSMHERPAVLSGVFGVVARTPEQVIAPRSFIQDLANQYRDRILKIDAKAGMEFELESPGEVAAVRLTSPADQSTLELKPRQVIFTAGAGNSQLRKHAGLSADLMPRRPLRMVLVRGDLPELNGHCLDGTKPRVTITSEKDQQGRMVWQVGGEFAEESIRIDEKTLTERARSELSIALPGVGLRHAEWSTYAVDHAEGAMASGAGLESIQVLCAGNVTTGWPTKLALAPILAQEIASRARAPYVMTAFDTTPFVHWPRPSVAQLPWDEAGRRWWQVAESTGFELRRAA, from the coding sequence ATGCGTTTGGATGCATTGATTTTCGGTGGTGGTGCGGCCGGCCTTTGGCTATTGGATCGGCTGTCACGCGACGGGCATCATGTGTTGTTGCTCGAGGCACACGCGCTGGGGGCTGGTCAGACGATCGCCTCGCAGGGGATCATTCATAGCGGCATGAAATACACCCTGACCGGGTTGCTCACGCAGTCTGCGAAGACTGTTCGTGAAATGTCGCTCGTCTGGCGAGATTCCCTGCTAGGACGCAGCACGCCCAATTTGTCGCACACACAGTTGCGATCAGGGTTCTGTTTGCAATGGCACGCGGACACGCTTGTCGCGCGAGCGGGAGCGATGGGGCCGCGTTACGCCATGCTGCCGAAGCCCGAAACGGTCTCGATGCACGAACGCCCGGCTGTCTTGAGTGGCGTGTTTGGTGTCGTTGCTCGGACGCCCGAGCAGGTCATTGCACCCCGAAGTTTTATTCAGGATCTGGCGAATCAGTATCGAGATCGCATCCTGAAGATTGACGCCAAGGCGGGCATGGAATTTGAACTCGAGAGTCCCGGAGAAGTGGCCGCCGTACGGCTCACTTCTCCCGCCGATCAATCGACGCTCGAATTGAAGCCACGACAGGTGATTTTCACAGCGGGGGCGGGGAACTCACAACTTCGCAAACATGCCGGTCTCAGTGCCGATTTGATGCCGCGGCGTCCATTGCGGATGGTACTTGTTCGCGGCGACCTTCCGGAATTGAATGGACACTGTCTGGATGGCACGAAACCTCGCGTCACGATTACTTCTGAAAAGGATCAGCAGGGACGCATGGTCTGGCAGGTGGGGGGGGAGTTCGCCGAGGAAAGCATACGAATCGACGAAAAAACATTGACGGAACGAGCACGGTCTGAACTCTCGATCGCCCTGCCCGGCGTAGGCTTACGACATGCGGAATGGTCAACCTATGCCGTCGATCATGCCGAGGGAGCCATGGCGAGTGGCGCAGGGCTGGAGAGTATTCAGGTGTTATGTGCGGGAAATGTCACGACGGGATGGCCTACGAAGTTGGCGCTCGCCCCGATTCTGGCTCAGGAAATCGCGAGTCGCGCCCGTGCGCCGTATGTGATGACGGCATTTGATACCACGCCATTTGTACATTGGCCGCGTCCGTCTGTCGCGCAATTGCCGTGGGATGAAGCAGGTCGCCGCTGGTGGCAAGTGGCGGAAAGCACCGGGTTCGAGCTTCGCCGCGCGGCGTAG